In the genome of Saprospira sp. CCB-QB6, one region contains:
- the ruvC gene encoding crossover junction endodeoxyribonuclease RuvC, with amino-acid sequence MPKKTKIILGVDPGSILLGYAFLKANGPKVELLSMGVLDMRKMDSQAEKMSFIYSELDRLIQYYEPSTGALEDPFYGKNAQSMLKLGRAQGAVMAVMGNHGLSVTEYSPRSIKKAVTGKGAASKEQVAAMLPHLIKGDFHHDFLDATDAVGVAYCHYLQGSSASKGGKRYKGWGDFLNNNPKRKG; translated from the coding sequence GTGCCAAAGAAAACAAAAATCATCTTGGGGGTAGACCCTGGCTCTATTTTGCTCGGCTACGCCTTTTTAAAAGCCAATGGCCCCAAGGTGGAGCTGCTAAGTATGGGCGTTTTGGATATGCGCAAGATGGACAGCCAGGCCGAAAAGATGAGTTTCATTTATAGCGAGCTAGATCGCCTGATTCAATATTATGAACCTTCTACAGGCGCCTTAGAAGATCCTTTTTATGGCAAAAATGCCCAGTCGATGCTCAAATTAGGGCGGGCGCAGGGGGCGGTCATGGCCGTGATGGGCAATCATGGCCTAAGCGTAACAGAATATAGTCCCCGAAGCATCAAAAAGGCCGTAACGGGCAAGGGCGCCGCTAGCAAAGAGCAAGTAGCGGCCATGTTGCCCCATCTGATTAAAGGCGATTTTCATCACGATTTCTTAGATGCCACGGATGCCGTAGGTGTGGCCTATTGTCATTATTTGCAAGGTAGTTCGGCTAGCAAAGGCGGCAAACGCTATAAGGGCTGGGGCGATTTCCTCAATAATAACCCCAAACGCAAGGGCTAA
- the der gene encoding ribosome biogenesis GTPase Der: protein MENLVAIVGRPNVGKSTFFNRMLGMRQAIVDDVSGVTRDRQYGSTEWNGKRFHLVDTGGFIGDGEDVFAAAIRQQVRMAIEEAQVVVFMVDVETGITDLDAQVGRLLKEINKPVLLAVNKVDNSERQLMIHEFWAMGFDNLYPISSTSGAGTGDLLDALTDIIPGIPEEENRLPHIAIVGRPNAGKSSFVNLLLDEERSIVTDIAGTTRDSVHAHYNKFGQEFILVDTAGLRRKRSVKEDLEFYSVLRAIRSLESADICVLMLDASKGIEAQDLNIFRLAIKNNKGIVIFVNKWDLVEKSTNTLKEYEDHIRERIAPFSDVPIVFISVLEKQRVLKAIDVAIEVHENRSKRISTSKLNTFLEETLAAYHPPAYRGRMISIKYMVQLPTAYPSFVFFCNHPKHVSESYKKYLENSLRARFDFTGVPLKLYFRDK, encoded by the coding sequence ATGGAAAATTTGGTAGCCATTGTAGGGCGGCCCAATGTAGGAAAATCGACCTTTTTTAACCGTATGTTGGGGATGCGTCAGGCAATTGTAGATGATGTGAGCGGCGTAACCCGTGACCGACAATATGGCTCGACAGAATGGAACGGCAAGCGTTTTCATTTGGTAGATACCGGTGGATTTATTGGCGATGGAGAAGATGTATTTGCGGCGGCGATCCGTCAGCAGGTGCGCATGGCCATTGAAGAGGCGCAGGTCGTAGTATTTATGGTAGATGTAGAAACGGGAATTACCGACCTAGATGCGCAGGTGGGCCGCTTGCTCAAAGAGATCAACAAACCTGTTTTGTTGGCTGTGAATAAAGTAGATAATAGTGAGCGTCAGCTCATGATTCATGAGTTTTGGGCCATGGGATTTGATAACCTTTATCCTATTAGCTCGACTTCTGGAGCGGGAACCGGAGACTTATTGGATGCTTTGACGGATATTATTCCGGGTATTCCAGAAGAAGAGAACCGCCTTCCGCATATTGCTATTGTGGGACGTCCCAATGCAGGAAAGTCTTCTTTTGTCAATCTCCTTTTGGATGAAGAGCGCTCTATTGTTACCGATATTGCTGGTACTACTCGTGATAGCGTGCATGCGCATTACAATAAATTTGGACAAGAATTTATCTTGGTTGATACAGCGGGTTTGCGCCGTAAGCGCTCGGTAAAAGAGGATTTAGAGTTTTACTCGGTCTTGAGAGCCATTCGCTCTTTGGAATCTGCTGATATCTGTGTGTTGATGCTAGATGCTAGTAAGGGAATTGAGGCGCAAGACCTCAATATCTTCCGCCTAGCGATCAAGAACAACAAAGGAATTGTCATCTTTGTCAATAAGTGGGATTTGGTGGAGAAAAGCACCAATACCCTCAAAGAATATGAGGACCACATCCGCGAGCGCATTGCGCCCTTTAGCGATGTGCCCATCGTCTTTATCTCTGTTTTGGAGAAGCAGCGGGTACTTAAAGCCATTGATGTGGCTATTGAGGTACATGAAAACCGCAGTAAACGGATTTCTACTTCTAAATTGAATACCTTTTTGGAAGAAACCTTGGCTGCTTATCATCCCCCCGCTTATCGGGGCCGCATGATCTCGATCAAGTACATGGTCCAATTGCCTACGGCTTATCCTTCTTTTGTATTTTTCTGTAATCACCCTAAGCATGTTTCAGAATCTTACAAAAAGTATTTGGAGAACAGCTTGCGAGCTCGCTTCGATTTTACCGGAGTACCGCTTAAACTCTACTTTAGAGATAAATAA
- a CDS encoding carboxypeptidase-like regulatory domain-containing protein, giving the protein MKHLRILSFLLLLSSLLFTACKKDEANSGISGTLTDSQGDALAGVTVTVYDLDGAEIASTSSEADGSYYLEGASNGSIEFIKLAYRSIEETLNGEEEQTINASLQDDAFVSSYFGTANNLVDTSANIFQSNSILPASSVNFGTQAVLNNSWFVSTNFKGAVDPNGTAWYDGWSFYSRIVAGNTTSAALPSSRPLQTISDSLLQNAADSVYWSNDTTYVLDGFVFVGDGQTLFIEKGTIIQGKAGSGADASALIVARGGKLIAEGTAAEPIIFTFEGDQGGTAATERARWGGLIVLGKASLNSTPGETQIEGIPSSESRGLYGGTLDNDNSGVIRYVSIRHGGSNIGADNEINGLTLGGVGNGTTIEYVEIIGNKDDGIEWFGGTVDAKYLISAYCADDALDYDEGYRGRNQFVIVHQNENPNDDADRGGEHDGGTNPETATPYATPIFANATFVGNPNSRAVTFRDNAGGQYYNSIFSGFDRGIDIEDLIGQEQDSYKQWQDGNLKIEGCFFHNINASNIFRTSN; this is encoded by the coding sequence ATGAAACATCTTCGCATTCTCTCTTTCTTGCTGCTGCTGAGCAGCCTGCTTTTTACGGCCTGTAAAAAAGATGAGGCCAATTCGGGCATCTCTGGTACCCTAACCGATAGCCAGGGCGATGCGCTAGCGGGCGTGACCGTGACGGTTTACGATCTGGATGGGGCCGAAATCGCCAGCACTAGCTCGGAAGCTGACGGCAGCTATTACCTAGAAGGGGCGAGCAACGGTAGTATCGAGTTTATTAAGTTGGCTTACCGCAGTATTGAAGAAACTTTGAATGGCGAAGAGGAGCAAACGATTAACGCTTCTTTGCAAGATGATGCTTTTGTGTCTAGCTATTTTGGAACCGCCAATAACCTAGTCGATACTAGCGCGAACATCTTCCAGAGCAACTCGATTTTGCCCGCAAGCAGCGTCAATTTTGGTACGCAGGCCGTATTGAATAATAGCTGGTTTGTATCTACGAACTTTAAAGGGGCCGTGGACCCCAACGGCACAGCTTGGTACGATGGCTGGTCGTTTTATAGCCGAATTGTAGCGGGCAACACAACTTCTGCCGCTTTGCCCAGCAGTCGCCCTCTTCAAACTATTAGCGACAGCCTTTTGCAAAATGCAGCAGATTCGGTTTACTGGAGCAATGATACCACCTATGTACTGGACGGTTTTGTCTTTGTTGGCGATGGCCAAACACTCTTCATCGAAAAAGGGACAATTATCCAAGGTAAAGCAGGTTCTGGCGCCGATGCTTCGGCCCTTATTGTGGCCCGTGGAGGTAAATTGATAGCCGAAGGTACCGCCGCCGAACCAATTATTTTCACTTTTGAAGGCGACCAAGGCGGAACTGCCGCTACCGAACGCGCCCGCTGGGGTGGCCTGATCGTTTTAGGGAAAGCTAGCCTCAATTCTACTCCTGGCGAAACTCAAATTGAAGGGATTCCCAGCTCGGAAAGCCGTGGCCTTTATGGCGGAACCCTAGACAATGATAATTCTGGCGTAATTCGCTATGTTTCTATTCGTCATGGCGGCTCAAATATTGGCGCCGATAACGAAATCAACGGCCTTACGCTTGGCGGAGTAGGCAACGGAACGACTATCGAATATGTCGAAATTATCGGCAATAAGGATGATGGAATCGAATGGTTTGGCGGAACAGTAGATGCCAAATACCTGATCTCTGCTTACTGCGCCGATGATGCCCTAGATTATGACGAAGGCTACCGCGGCCGCAACCAGTTTGTGATCGTACACCAAAATGAAAATCCCAATGATGATGCCGACCGCGGAGGGGAACATGATGGCGGAACCAATCCCGAAACGGCCACGCCCTACGCTACGCCCATTTTTGCCAACGCCACTTTTGTGGGCAATCCCAATAGCCGCGCCGTCACTTTCCGTGACAATGCCGGCGGACAATATTACAACTCGATTTTCAGCGGTTTTGATCGCGGCATTGATATCGAAGACCTGATCGGTCAAGAACAAGATAGCTACAAACAATGGCAAGATGGTAACCTCAAAATTGAGGGCTGTTTCTTCCACAACATCAATGCGAGCAACATCTTCCGCACATCCAACTAA
- a CDS encoding lysylphosphatidylglycerol synthase domain-containing protein, protein MGNRFRFLLQTLWANKGLRFLLQLLLFVALAYLLKQQWQRAAAELPPLSWQRFQAEFSLAYFSLALLLLPLNWALEAQKWRVLLGAPMAFYRALKAVFMGLALGVFTPNRIGEHAGRLLYLPKELRAQSLSSSAFGSLAQWIVLVAAGLLALVYRESTQLPIPSWLLAQKYWLYGVLPPLLLLLLGLYFFGPQFWSRWTFLQKYTFLKLNLPKRNLTAVLGLSLLRYSCYILQNVALLYAFGARAPFLLSFTGVQLVFLAQTALPIPASLALLARASLSLHFLAPIAADHILWASFTLWLINIFLPTLIASLLSFFSLNAKPKERNK, encoded by the coding sequence ATGGGCAACCGCTTTCGTTTCCTGCTCCAAACGCTTTGGGCCAATAAGGGACTGCGTTTTTTGTTGCAGCTCCTTTTGTTTGTCGCTCTTGCCTACCTGCTCAAGCAGCAGTGGCAGCGGGCGGCAGCGGAGCTGCCGCCCCTCTCTTGGCAACGCTTTCAGGCGGAGTTTTCTTTGGCCTATTTTTCTTTGGCCCTTTTGCTCCTTCCCCTCAATTGGGCTTTGGAGGCCCAAAAATGGCGAGTTTTGCTGGGCGCACCTATGGCTTTTTACCGAGCCCTGAAAGCCGTTTTTATGGGCTTGGCCTTGGGCGTATTTACCCCCAACCGAATAGGCGAACATGCGGGCCGTTTACTCTATTTACCCAAGGAACTTCGAGCCCAAAGTCTGTCGTCTAGCGCCTTTGGTAGCCTGGCCCAATGGATTGTTTTGGTGGCGGCTGGATTACTGGCTTTGGTCTATCGAGAAAGTACCCAATTGCCGATTCCCAGCTGGTTATTGGCCCAAAAATATTGGCTGTATGGGGTTTTGCCTCCGCTTTTGTTGCTCTTGTTGGGCCTGTATTTTTTTGGTCCGCAATTTTGGTCGCGCTGGACCTTTTTGCAAAAATATACCTTCTTAAAACTCAATTTGCCCAAACGCAATTTGACCGCCGTTTTGGGCCTTTCCTTGCTCCGCTATAGCTGCTATATTCTCCAAAATGTGGCCTTGCTCTACGCTTTTGGCGCTCGAGCTCCTTTTTTACTGAGCTTTACGGGCGTGCAATTGGTCTTTTTGGCCCAAACGGCCCTGCCGATTCCCGCCTCCCTGGCCCTACTGGCTCGGGCCTCGCTTTCGCTCCATTTTTTGGCCCCTATCGCCGCCGATCATATCCTTTGGGCCAGTTTTACCCTTTGGCTAATTAACATTTTTTTACCCACACTAATCGCTAGCCTACTAAGCTTTTTCAGCTTGAACGCCAAGCCTAAAGAAAGGAATAAGTAG
- a CDS encoding TonB-dependent receptor has protein sequence MKQFLLIISLLFISLGLTQAQENSNLASITGKVIEASSGYPVIGATVFLPDLNVGVITDFEGQYRIPNLQAGSYKLQCSYLGFTTQTVEGISLEVGQNFQIDFSLQEEALAQDEVVVEAKQIRNTANALLTIKRQSSQVLDGVSAAEIKKTGDNDAAAAMRRITGVTVEGGKYVYVRGLSDRYSKTTLNGAEIPSLDPNRNSVQMDLFPASLIDNILVYKSFSPNLYGDFTGGYIDIETKDFPELFSINASWSTSYNTVSSFNPNLNSYAGSSTDLLGFDDGLRQLPATIPNIEEGQLPEFEPNSSANFNAADAQTIAAASRSFANNWEQSGRSRFLNSRASFSIGNQTKLFGKPLGFIASLSYSQQASGYTNGNYGIYELGGNSQTTNRLTSQLQLEEQLGRDETLWGAMLGASYKLNKNNQLRLTVLRNQSATSTARYAKGTKFRDDPDDVFISQSWRFLERSLGSYQLGGKHFIPKWKNLEIKWQSAYSLSAQDEPDLRYFTYRYRPDQDRYFLKLSSDNSPSRFYREMNESTWSNRVDFSLPYKQWNGLSAKLMAGASYNRKARVFRENRIVFQQSGIVPFNGNLSDYFAEEQLVQYDAGENQWANNGQGLYADSDIDLQNSYDAQQDVLGLYLMTELPLTKKLRLVTGLRMEQTRLSMLSLDPSLQAIDSLHLDQSSPLLENLDLLPALSLNYELNDKMKLRFAYSRTLARPSFRELAPYTNFDVDGGYLLAGNPNLQRSLADNIDLRYEFYPSFAELISVTAFFKQFYNPIERTFNPTAPNSEITFRNVEEAQILGLELELRKNLGFIAAPLKSFSLAANFAYIYSETKIDPLELAEIRATVADAKDSRPMFGQSPYSANFLLAYKNDYGTEANLVFNVIGPRISLIVRGGTPNVYEQPVPLLGFNLAQDLGKGFRLSFRANNLLGSRYRESLEYKGKEYFIQRYDLGQSFSLGVNYRFNRAAE, from the coding sequence ATGAAACAATTTTTACTTATCATTTCCCTGCTTTTTATTAGCCTGGGTCTTACCCAAGCTCAAGAAAATAGCAATCTGGCCAGTATTACAGGCAAGGTTATAGAAGCTAGTTCTGGTTATCCCGTAATTGGGGCCACTGTTTTCCTACCCGATCTCAATGTTGGCGTAATTACCGATTTTGAAGGACAATACCGCATTCCAAACCTGCAAGCAGGGAGCTATAAGTTGCAATGCTCTTATTTGGGCTTTACGACTCAAACCGTAGAAGGTATTAGTCTTGAGGTAGGGCAAAATTTTCAAATCGATTTTTCTCTTCAAGAGGAGGCCTTGGCCCAAGATGAAGTGGTTGTTGAAGCCAAACAAATTCGCAATACAGCTAATGCTTTGCTGACCATCAAAAGACAATCGTCTCAAGTTTTAGATGGGGTTTCAGCCGCAGAAATCAAAAAAACAGGAGATAATGATGCCGCCGCCGCTATGCGCCGAATTACAGGGGTTACCGTTGAAGGAGGCAAATATGTATATGTGCGTGGACTAAGCGATCGCTATAGCAAAACTACACTAAATGGGGCCGAAATCCCCAGCCTAGACCCTAACCGAAACTCGGTCCAAATGGACCTTTTTCCCGCTAGCCTCATTGATAATATCCTCGTCTATAAATCTTTTAGCCCTAATCTTTATGGAGATTTTACTGGGGGCTATATTGATATTGAGACCAAGGATTTTCCAGAGCTCTTTAGTATCAATGCGAGTTGGTCTACTTCTTATAATACGGTCTCTAGCTTCAATCCCAATTTGAATAGCTATGCGGGCAGTAGCACAGACCTACTCGGATTTGATGATGGTCTTCGCCAATTACCAGCTACTATCCCCAATATTGAAGAGGGCCAATTACCCGAATTTGAACCCAATAGCTCCGCCAACTTTAATGCAGCAGATGCACAGACGATTGCTGCAGCTAGCCGCAGCTTTGCCAATAACTGGGAACAGTCGGGCCGTAGCCGCTTCCTCAATAGCCGGGCGTCTTTTTCTATTGGCAATCAAACTAAGCTTTTTGGGAAACCACTGGGCTTTATTGCCTCACTCAGTTATAGCCAGCAGGCTAGCGGCTATACCAACGGAAATTATGGAATTTATGAATTGGGCGGCAATAGCCAAACGACTAATCGCCTCACTTCTCAGCTTCAATTGGAGGAGCAGCTGGGCCGAGATGAAACGCTTTGGGGAGCCATGCTAGGCGCTAGCTATAAATTGAATAAAAATAATCAGCTTCGCCTAACTGTTTTGCGCAACCAAAGTGCAACCTCTACCGCCCGCTATGCAAAAGGAACCAAATTTAGAGATGATCCCGATGATGTCTTTATTAGCCAGTCATGGCGGTTTTTAGAGCGCAGTTTAGGGAGTTACCAATTAGGCGGAAAACATTTCATCCCTAAATGGAAAAACCTAGAGATCAAATGGCAAAGCGCTTATTCACTTTCTGCTCAAGATGAGCCCGACCTGCGCTATTTTACTTATCGCTATCGCCCTGATCAAGATCGCTATTTTTTAAAGTTAAGTAGTGATAATAGCCCTAGCCGCTTCTATCGAGAAATGAATGAAAGTACTTGGTCCAACCGAGTTGATTTTAGCTTGCCCTACAAACAATGGAATGGCCTTTCGGCTAAGCTGATGGCAGGAGCTAGCTATAATAGAAAGGCCAGAGTCTTTAGAGAAAACCGCATTGTCTTTCAGCAATCGGGGATTGTACCCTTCAATGGCAATTTGAGTGATTATTTTGCAGAAGAACAATTGGTCCAATATGATGCAGGCGAAAACCAATGGGCCAATAATGGCCAAGGTCTGTATGCCGATTCTGATATTGACCTCCAAAATAGCTATGATGCCCAACAAGATGTTTTGGGCCTCTACCTCATGACCGAACTGCCCCTAACTAAAAAGTTGCGCTTGGTTACGGGCCTAAGAATGGAGCAAACGCGCTTGAGTATGCTTTCACTAGATCCTAGTCTACAAGCTATTGATTCTTTGCATTTGGACCAATCTTCTCCTTTGCTCGAAAATTTGGACCTCTTGCCAGCCCTTAGCCTCAATTATGAGTTGAATGATAAAATGAAGTTGCGCTTCGCCTATTCTAGAACCTTGGCCCGCCCTAGTTTTAGAGAGTTGGCGCCTTATACCAACTTTGATGTAGATGGGGGCTATCTCTTGGCGGGTAATCCCAATTTGCAGCGCAGCCTAGCCGATAATATTGATCTGCGCTATGAATTTTATCCCAGCTTTGCAGAATTGATTTCGGTTACTGCTTTTTTCAAGCAGTTTTATAATCCTATCGAACGCACGTTTAATCCCACGGCACCCAACTCAGAGATTACTTTTCGTAATGTAGAAGAGGCCCAAATTTTAGGTTTGGAGCTAGAGCTGCGCAAAAACTTAGGCTTTATTGCCGCTCCACTCAAGAGCTTTAGCTTGGCAGCTAATTTTGCCTATATCTATTCAGAGACCAAAATTGATCCTTTAGAGTTAGCGGAAATTCGCGCTACTGTAGCCGATGCTAAGGATAGCCGCCCCATGTTTGGCCAGTCGCCTTATTCGGCCAACTTCCTTTTGGCCTATAAAAATGATTATGGCACAGAGGCCAATCTCGTCTT
- a CDS encoding DUF4175 family protein: MNQYQTLLHKLDAFIRKYYLNNLIRGSLHSLALISVIWVTFVLLEHYVFTSSVSSMAFRKSLFYSFVALAGLGLSYWVLWPLLQYFRLGKVISHEKAAQIVGQHFTNVQDKLLNVLQLNQQAQAENSALLLAAINQKTVELAPVPFQKAIDLRKNRKYLRFVLPPLFIFFGLLVFSNIVQNSTGRILSNNEEFERQALFGFSPRNLDQKLVQYEDFELLVDIEEKGALPAEVFIEVDNYQFKMEKLSPTQFRYVFPKVQEDLNFRFQANGFSSKSYSMNVLEKPNLLNFQTALDFPAYTGRKDETLDNVGDLVVPAGTKVEWLFSANFTDELALRFAGEERQEAERSGRQDFSFKRQLQADGSYKIYLSNAKLPMGDSLNYSITVIPDLYPQIELEKFADSTDSKVIYFAGSASDDYGLNSLGFHYTIERDGKILRQERDPLPILSDKQTTYRYALNLRNLGLEPGDKLSYYFQVWDNDGVQGSKSSKTSMMVYQMATVEEMKAQEEKNDQAIKSDLEEAMAEMEKLKRAIKEAKENVLQKNELNWQDRREIEKLIQQQKETQEKIQNAQQNFQENKEQQEQYQKPDEELLKKQEMIEKLFEEVMSDEMKELFEKMEEMLDKMDKNEVLEQLENMEMNEEEVKDELDRMLSLFKKMEVEKEMMDAKEELEQLAEEQEELAEETEQKEGEQQSAEEQKELEQKQEEINKKFEEIQDKMDKAKEKNEELDQPMEMENEDLKEQKKETQENLENSSKQLKQKQNKQAAKSQKNASKKMKQMAKEMEDMMGMNQMQQMEQDVKAMRQLLENLVDLSFDQEALIDEVQNTLPNTPKYVKLVQKQYKIKDDFKQVEDSLQALAKRVYQLESFITEKVNDTKKTLNKSIDLLEERQKRPAMVQQQYSMTYINDLALMLSESMDQMQQQMASEMAGEQMCEKPGGQGKPGSDGKGKGEKGSEPNMGGMKEMQKSLQEQLQRLEQMMKNGQSPSSKQFAEMAAKQAAIRKAMEKMKRELQEKGKGGGKELQDIIDQMDKVETDLVNKRLPADINKRQQDILTRMLEHEKAQREREYDDQRRAERPDENLPKNMPPAMEEYLKQREGQVELFRTVSPNLKPYYKKRVEGYFRALR; encoded by the coding sequence ATGAACCAATATCAGACGCTACTCCATAAACTTGATGCGTTTATTCGAAAATACTACCTCAATAACTTGATTCGGGGCAGCTTGCATAGCTTGGCCCTGATTTCTGTAATTTGGGTGACCTTTGTGCTTCTAGAGCATTATGTTTTCACCTCTTCGGTCTCTTCTATGGCTTTCCGCAAAAGCTTGTTTTATAGCTTTGTGGCTTTGGCTGGACTAGGCCTTAGTTATTGGGTACTTTGGCCCTTACTGCAATATTTCCGTTTGGGTAAGGTCATTTCACACGAAAAGGCGGCCCAGATTGTAGGCCAACATTTTACTAATGTACAAGATAAGTTGCTCAATGTTTTGCAGCTCAATCAACAGGCCCAAGCAGAAAATAGCGCTTTGTTGCTAGCTGCTATCAACCAAAAAACAGTGGAGCTGGCCCCGGTGCCTTTCCAAAAGGCCATTGATTTGCGCAAAAACCGCAAGTATTTGCGTTTTGTATTGCCGCCTTTGTTCATCTTTTTTGGACTATTGGTCTTTTCCAATATTGTGCAAAATAGTACGGGCCGTATCCTTTCTAATAATGAAGAGTTTGAGCGCCAAGCGCTCTTTGGCTTTTCGCCTCGCAATTTGGACCAAAAACTAGTGCAATATGAAGATTTTGAGTTGTTGGTAGATATTGAAGAAAAAGGAGCTTTACCCGCAGAGGTATTTATTGAGGTAGACAATTATCAGTTTAAGATGGAGAAACTGAGCCCTACCCAATTTCGCTATGTCTTCCCTAAGGTGCAGGAAGATCTGAATTTCCGCTTTCAAGCCAATGGCTTTAGCTCTAAGAGCTATAGCATGAACGTTTTGGAAAAACCCAATTTGCTGAATTTCCAAACCGCCCTAGATTTTCCAGCTTATACGGGCCGCAAAGATGAAACCCTAGATAATGTAGGCGATCTAGTGGTTCCCGCAGGCACCAAAGTAGAATGGTTGTTCTCTGCCAATTTTACCGATGAACTAGCCCTTCGCTTTGCAGGAGAAGAACGCCAAGAAGCAGAGCGCTCTGGCCGCCAAGATTTTAGCTTCAAGCGCCAATTACAAGCTGATGGTAGCTATAAAATCTATCTCTCTAATGCTAAATTGCCTATGGGAGACTCCTTGAATTATAGCATTACCGTTATTCCCGATCTCTATCCCCAAATTGAATTGGAGAAGTTTGCCGATAGCACAGATAGTAAAGTAATTTACTTCGCAGGCTCAGCCTCTGATGATTATGGCCTAAATAGCTTAGGGTTTCATTATACGATTGAACGAGATGGCAAAATTTTACGCCAAGAAAGAGATCCGCTGCCGATTCTCAGTGATAAACAAACGACTTATCGCTATGCCCTCAACTTGCGCAATTTGGGACTAGAACCTGGCGATAAACTCAGCTATTACTTTCAGGTTTGGGACAATGATGGGGTACAGGGAAGCAAATCTTCTAAAACGAGCATGATGGTTTACCAAATGGCTACCGTAGAAGAAATGAAGGCCCAAGAGGAGAAAAATGACCAAGCGATTAAGTCGGACCTAGAAGAAGCCATGGCCGAAATGGAGAAACTCAAACGAGCAATCAAAGAGGCCAAGGAAAATGTATTGCAGAAAAATGAGCTAAACTGGCAAGACCGCCGAGAAATCGAAAAGCTCATCCAACAACAGAAAGAAACACAGGAGAAAATCCAAAACGCCCAGCAGAATTTCCAAGAGAATAAAGAGCAGCAAGAACAATATCAAAAACCAGATGAAGAGTTGCTCAAAAAACAGGAAATGATCGAAAAGCTTTTTGAAGAAGTCATGTCAGATGAGATGAAAGAACTCTTTGAAAAGATGGAGGAGATGCTGGACAAAATGGATAAAAATGAGGTCCTCGAACAACTCGAAAATATGGAGATGAACGAGGAAGAAGTGAAAGACGAATTGGACCGCATGCTCAGCCTCTTCAAGAAAATGGAGGTGGAAAAAGAAATGATGGACGCCAAAGAAGAACTCGAACAATTGGCCGAAGAACAAGAAGAACTGGCCGAAGAAACGGAGCAAAAAGAAGGCGAGCAACAATCTGCTGAAGAGCAAAAAGAACTAGAGCAAAAACAAGAGGAGATCAATAAGAAGTTCGAAGAGATTCAAGACAAAATGGACAAGGCGAAAGAGAAAAACGAAGAACTCGATCAGCCAATGGAAATGGAGAATGAGGACCTCAAGGAACAGAAGAAAGAAACCCAAGAAAACTTGGAGAACTCTTCTAAGCAGCTCAAGCAAAAGCAAAATAAACAGGCCGCTAAATCACAAAAAAATGCTTCTAAAAAGATGAAGCAAATGGCCAAGGAAATGGAGGATATGATGGGCATGAACCAAATGCAGCAGATGGAGCAAGATGTAAAAGCTATGCGCCAATTGCTCGAAAATTTGGTGGACCTCTCTTTTGATCAAGAAGCCCTGATCGATGAGGTACAAAATACTTTGCCCAATACCCCCAAATATGTCAAACTGGTCCAAAAGCAATACAAAATCAAAGATGATTTTAAGCAGGTGGAGGATAGTTTGCAGGCTCTAGCCAAAAGAGTTTATCAACTCGAAAGCTTTATTACCGAAAAGGTCAATGACACCAAAAAGACCTTGAATAAAAGTATCGACTTGTTGGAGGAACGCCAAAAACGCCCCGCTATGGTCCAACAACAATATAGCATGACTTATATCAATGATCTGGCCCTTATGCTCAGCGAATCTATGGACCAAATGCAACAGCAAATGGCTAGCGAAATGGCTGGCGAGCAGATGTGCGAGAAACCAGGTGGCCAAGGCAAACCTGGTAGCGATGGCAAAGGCAAAGGCGAAAAAGGTAGCGAACCCAATATGGGCGGTATGAAGGAAATGCAAAAGAGCCTACAAGAACAATTGCAAAGACTAGAGCAAATGATGAAAAATGGCCAATCGCCCTCTAGTAAACAATTTGCCGAAATGGCCGCCAAACAAGCCGCTATCCGTAAAGCTATGGAGAAAATGAAACGCGAACTCCAAGAAAAAGGCAAAGGCGGAGGCAAAGAACTTCAAGATATTATTGACCAAATGGATAAGGTGGAAACCGACTTAGTGAATAAGCGCCTCCCCGCCGATATCAACAAACGTCAACAAGATATTTTGACCCGTATGCTCGAACATGAAAAGGCCCAAAGAGAAAGAGAATACGATGACCAAAGACGAGCCGAACGCCCAGATGAAAACTTGCCCAAAAATATGCCTCCCGCTATGGAGGAATATCTCAAACAAAGAGAAGGACAGGTTGAACTCTTCCGTACGGTTTCGCCTAATCTGAAACCTTACTATAAAAAGCGAGTAGAAGGCTATTTTAGAGCCTTGAGATAA